In Bacteroidota bacterium, a single genomic region encodes these proteins:
- a CDS encoding PIN domain-containing protein, with product MAKQRIYIDTSVIGGYYDDEFSSDTIKLFERIQNDDFQVYLSEISKLELIPAPKHVQEVINLIPPKNLIILEFTEESRQLAEYYISEKILCAASMDDAYHIAIATVNRIDILLSWNFKHIVNWDKIRLFNAINMKNGYPSIEIRCPKELLKYED from the coding sequence ATGGCAAAACAGAGAATCTATATTGACACTTCAGTGATTGGAGGGTATTATGACGATGAATTCAGTTCTGATACCATTAAGCTCTTTGAAAGGATTCAAAATGATGATTTTCAGGTTTATCTATCTGAAATCAGTAAGCTTGAGTTAATTCCAGCACCAAAACATGTTCAGGAAGTAATAAACCTTATCCCACCAAAGAATTTAATTATTTTGGAGTTCACAGAGGAATCAAGACAGTTGGCGGAGTATTATATAAGCGAAAAAATTCTTTGTGCTGCGAGTATGGATGATGCTTATCATATCGCTATTGCTACTGTTAATCGTATTGATATCCTTCTGAGTTGGAATTTTAAACACATTGTAAATTGGGATAAAATCAGATTATTTAATGCTATTAACATGAAGAATGGTTATCCATCAATTGAAATAAGATGTCCAAAAGAATTATTAAAATATGAAGACTGA